In the genome of Polaribacter sp. MED152, one region contains:
- the neuC gene encoding UDP-N-acetylglucosamine 2-epimerase: protein MGRFIMKIGVLTSSRADYGIYLPLLNKLKNDSFFQLEIIAFGTHLSKSHGYTLTEIEKKGYHCIHAISSLISNDDEQSIATSYGLTVLKFADFWKINKYDLVFCLGDRFEMSAAVQAGIPFGVNFAHIHGGETTLGAIDNIYRHQITLSSKLHLTATDVFTNKIVQLNNSKEGVFTVGSLSIEDIKNFIPIDKSIFYKKFNIPNQEFALITFHPETIESNHNILFAIEMRKALAKIATKLFLIITMPNADTMGSIFRAEIEILKNLLPKQVLCIENFGKENYFSAMFYSKIMIGNTSSGIIEAASFNKYVINVGNRQKGRIQNNNILNAAFNKEDIIEKTFIALNLGVYSGKNIYYKERAADNIIEILKRYEEF from the coding sequence ATGGGAAGATTTATTATGAAAATAGGTGTATTAACAAGTTCTAGAGCAGATTATGGCATTTATCTTCCATTACTTAATAAATTGAAGAATGATTCTTTTTTTCAATTAGAAATTATTGCTTTTGGAACGCATTTATCAAAAAGTCACGGATATACTTTAACAGAAATAGAGAAAAAAGGTTATCATTGTATTCATGCTATTTCATCACTAATCTCAAATGATGATGAGCAATCTATTGCAACATCTTATGGTTTAACTGTTTTAAAATTTGCTGATTTTTGGAAAATAAATAAGTATGATTTAGTTTTTTGTTTAGGTGATCGGTTTGAAATGAGTGCAGCGGTCCAAGCAGGGATACCCTTTGGTGTTAATTTTGCACATATTCATGGAGGCGAAACAACATTAGGTGCGATTGACAATATTTATCGTCATCAAATTACCTTATCTTCTAAATTGCATTTAACAGCTACAGATGTATTTACGAATAAAATAGTTCAATTAAATAATTCTAAAGAGGGTGTATTTACTGTAGGTTCTTTAAGCATTGAAGATATTAAAAATTTTATACCAATTGACAAAAGTATATTTTATAAAAAATTCAATATACCCAATCAAGAGTTTGCCTTAATTACATTTCATCCTGAAACAATAGAATCTAATCATAATATTTTGTTTGCAATAGAAATGAGAAAAGCACTTGCCAAAATTGCGACAAAATTATTCTTGATAATCACAATGCCAAATGCTGATACTATGGGTTCTATTTTTAGAGCAGAAATAGAGATTTTAAAAAATTTATTACCCAAGCAAGTACTGTGTATAGAAAATTTTGGAAAAGAAAATTATTTTTCAGCAATGTTTTATTCTAAAATTATGATAGGCAATACCTCAAGTGGTATTATTGAAGCAGCTTCATTTAATAAATATGTAATAAATGTTGGTAATAGACAAAAAGGAAGGATACAAAATAATAATATATTGAATGCTGCTTTTAATAAAGAAGATATCATAGAAAAAACTTTTATTGCTCTTAATTTAGGAGTTTATTCAGGTAAAAATATTTATTATAAAGAAAGAGCAGCCGATAATATTATAGAAATTTTAAAACGTTATGAGGAATTTTAG
- a CDS encoding SDR family oxidoreductase, whose product MLGGLEEKVIIVTGACGLIGASLVKLLNNLNVIVIAVDLRKGDCKGVNYYISDITKPENIDDLLNKVLKKYNKIDGLVNLAYPRTSDWGLKFENIPLDSWRENVDTQMNSVFYLSQKVLVTMEKQTSGSIVNIGSIYGVVGNDFSLYEDYGGTSAAAYSAIKGGIINFTRYLASYYGKYGIRVNCVSPGGVLDTKNQHSSFIEKYSKKSPLGRLANPEEIAPSIVFLLSENASFITGHNLMVDGGWTII is encoded by the coding sequence ATGCTTGGAGGATTAGAGGAAAAAGTGATTATTGTAACAGGGGCTTGCGGATTAATTGGTGCAAGTTTAGTCAAGTTATTAAACAATTTAAATGTAATTGTAATAGCTGTAGATTTAAGAAAAGGCGATTGTAAAGGTGTAAATTATTATATAAGTGATATCACAAAACCCGAGAATATAGATGATTTACTCAACAAAGTTTTAAAAAAATATAATAAAATTGATGGGTTGGTTAATTTAGCATATCCTAGAACTTCAGACTGGGGGCTAAAGTTTGAAAACATTCCTTTAGACTCTTGGAGAGAAAATGTGGATACTCAAATGAATAGTGTTTTTTACCTTAGCCAGAAAGTATTAGTTACAATGGAAAAACAAACATCTGGATCTATTGTAAATATTGGTTCAATATATGGAGTTGTTGGTAATGACTTCAGTCTTTATGAGGATTATGGAGGAACATCGGCTGCTGCATATTCTGCAATAAAAGGGGGTATTATCAATTTTACAAGATATTTAGCTTCTTATTATGGAAAATATGGTATTCGAGTTAATTGCGTTTCTCCTGGTGGAGTTTTAGATACCAAAAATCAACATTCTTCCTTTATAGAAAAATATTCTAAAAAGTCTCCTTTGGGAAGACTTGCTAATCCAGAAGAGATAGCGCCCTCAATAGTTTTTTTACTTTCCGAAAATGCATCTTTCATAACAGGTCATAATTTAATGGTTGATGGTGGTTGGACTATAATTTAA
- a CDS encoding methionyl-tRNA formyltransferase, with protein sequence MSLNKIKIGYFADGPWSHLAFEKLIQDKSLDIKFIVPRTDTKDNTLKDYSIKYNIDYLFPVKINSPEFIAKVIDYNCDLLVSMSFNQIFKRQIISIPKLGVINCHAGKLPFYRGRNILNWALINDEKDFGITVHYVDEGIDTGDIIKQKKFPINDSDSYNSLLKIAFIECANILYEAIKEIQLGNSNRIKQSFIHPVGFYCGRRGEGDEIINWNKNSRELFNFIRAIDKPGPMATTFVKGNVVKINKSRIVSEAIDYIGTNGQILAKTNDGFFVKTKDNFLEILEIESNYKLRVGDKLGI encoded by the coding sequence ATGAGTTTAAATAAAATTAAAATAGGATATTTTGCCGATGGACCATGGTCCCATTTGGCATTTGAAAAATTAATCCAAGATAAATCTTTAGATATTAAATTTATTGTACCAAGAACGGATACTAAAGATAATACATTGAAAGATTATTCAATTAAATATAATATTGATTATTTATTTCCAGTAAAAATAAATAGTCCAGAGTTTATTGCTAAAGTTATTGATTATAATTGTGATCTATTAGTTTCAATGAGTTTTAATCAGATTTTTAAAAGGCAAATTATTAGTATACCTAAATTAGGTGTTATTAATTGTCATGCTGGGAAACTTCCTTTTTATAGAGGACGGAATATTCTAAACTGGGCATTAATAAACGACGAGAAGGATTTCGGTATTACGGTTCATTATGTTGATGAAGGTATTGATACTGGAGATATTATTAAACAAAAAAAATTTCCCATTAATGACTCTGATAGCTATAACTCACTACTTAAAATTGCATTTATAGAGTGTGCCAATATTTTGTATGAGGCGATTAAAGAAATACAATTAGGTAATTCCAATAGAATTAAACAAAGCTTTATTCACCCTGTTGGTTTTTATTGCGGAAGAAGAGGCGAAGGAGATGAGATTATTAATTGGAATAAAAATTCCAGAGAATTATTTAATTTTATTAGAGCGATAGATAAGCCAGGACCAATGGCGACAACATTTGTAAAGGGTAATGTGGTAAAAATAAACAAATCTAGAATTGTTAGTGAGGCAATAGATTATATCGGTACAAATGGTCAAATATTAGCAAAAACAAATGATGGCTTTTTTGTCAAAACAAAGGATAATTTTTTAGAAATTTTAGAAATTGAAAGTAATTATAAATTAAGAGTCGGAGATAAACTTGGGATATGA
- a CDS encoding four helix bundle protein has protein sequence MRDFRKYDIWTDSMELVDAIYTFVEAFPNSEKYGLSSQITRSAVSIPSNIAEGASRNSEKDFARFLEIGLGSAFELETQLIIAERRKYISESHLEESIMKLTSLQKRIYALRRKIIN, from the coding sequence TTGAGAGATTTTAGAAAATATGATATTTGGACAGATAGTATGGAGCTTGTTGATGCCATTTATACGTTTGTAGAAGCTTTTCCCAATTCCGAAAAATATGGATTGAGTTCTCAGATAACACGATCTGCGGTTTCAATTCCTTCAAATATTGCAGAAGGAGCATCTAGAAATTCAGAAAAGGATTTTGCAAGGTTTTTGGAAATAGGGTTGGGGTCAGCTTTTGAATTAGAAACACAATTAATCATAGCTGAAAGAAGAAAGTATATATCAGAATCTCATTTAGAGGAAAGTATTATGAAGCTAACTAGTTTGCAGAAAAGAATATACGCACTAAGAAGAAAAATTATAAACTAA
- a CDS encoding LegC family aminotransferase, which yields MHKDLIKFVRKEFNSEEFIPLHIPTFKGKEKEFLAECIDSTFVSSVGAYVNLFEDNLSAITKTKKTIAVVNGTSALQVGLRLVGVKKDDEVITQALTFVATANAIAYNNANPIFLDVDRDTMGLSPKAVKNFLEEFGELREDGCYNKKTGRRISACMPMHTFGFPVHLDELLKVCQDWSIPIVEDAAESLGSEYKGKPTGGFGEVGGFSFNGNKIVTCGGGGAIVTNNIDLGNRGKFLTTTAKQAHPYEYVHNELGYNFRMPNLNAALACAQLEQLNGFIDNKRELATRYKTFFDSKGINFRTESEDTKANYWLMCLELNNKNERDLLLRETNNSGVMTRPIWQLMFRLPMYQHCQIDSQENAKFLEERIVNIPSSVR from the coding sequence ATGCATAAAGATTTAATAAAATTTGTGAGAAAGGAATTTAACTCAGAGGAATTTATACCTCTACATATTCCAACTTTTAAAGGAAAAGAAAAAGAGTTTTTAGCAGAATGTATCGATTCTACATTTGTGTCAAGTGTAGGTGCTTATGTTAATCTTTTTGAAGATAATTTAAGTGCTATTACAAAAACAAAAAAAACTATAGCAGTAGTAAATGGAACTTCTGCATTGCAAGTCGGCTTAAGATTAGTTGGCGTTAAAAAAGATGATGAAGTTATAACGCAGGCCTTAACCTTTGTGGCCACAGCTAATGCTATAGCATATAATAATGCCAATCCAATATTCTTAGATGTAGATAGAGATACAATGGGGCTTTCTCCAAAAGCCGTTAAGAATTTTTTAGAGGAATTTGGAGAGTTAAGAGAGGATGGTTGTTATAATAAAAAAACAGGAAGAAGAATAAGTGCTTGTATGCCAATGCATACTTTTGGTTTTCCAGTGCATCTGGACGAACTTTTAAAAGTTTGTCAAGATTGGAGCATACCTATAGTGGAGGATGCTGCAGAATCTTTAGGGAGTGAATATAAAGGTAAACCAACAGGTGGTTTTGGAGAAGTTGGAGGCTTTTCTTTTAACGGAAATAAGATAGTTACCTGTGGAGGCGGAGGTGCTATAGTAACAAACAATATTGATCTAGGTAATAGAGGGAAATTTTTGACTACTACAGCAAAACAGGCTCACCCTTACGAATATGTACATAATGAATTAGGATATAATTTTAGAATGCCTAATTTAAATGCAGCACTTGCATGTGCTCAATTAGAGCAATTAAATGGTTTTATAGATAATAAAAGAGAACTTGCTACAAGATACAAAACCTTTTTTGATAGCAAAGGAATTAACTTTAGAACTGAAAGTGAAGACACAAAAGCAAATTATTGGTTGATGTGTCTTGAGTTAAATAATAAAAATGAAAGGGATTTGTTGTTGAGAGAGACAAATAATTCAGGCGTAATGACTCGACCAATTTGGCAATTAATGTTTAGATTACCAATGTATCAACATTGTCAAATTGATAGCCAAGAAAATGCAAAATTTTTAGAAGAAAGAATAGTTAATATTCCAAGTAGTGTTAGATAA
- the gmd gene encoding GDP-mannose 4,6-dehydratase, with product MKVALITGITGQDGSYLAELLLEKGYMVHGIKRRASLFNTDRIDHLYQDPHDPNQRLKLHYGDLTDSMNLTRIIQECQPDEIYNLGAMSHVKVSFDMPEYVGNVDGLGTLRILEAVRLLGLTEKTRIYQASTSELFGGLPENKNERGFYDENSPLYPRSPYGVAKIYGFWITKNYREAYDMFACNGLLFNHESPRRGETFVTRKITRAVAKIALGLQDKVFLGNLEAKRDWGHAKDYVRMMWMILQADQPEDWVIATGVTTTVRDFVKMAFAEVGMQLEFKGEGVDEKGFVKSIDQEKYATVISTRVEKSMLPNIGQEVLSVDPSYFRPTEVDLLLGDPSKAKEKLGWIPEYDLVDLVKDMMQSDIKLMKKDVDLLKAGHEILKQVE from the coding sequence ATGAAAGTAGCATTAATTACAGGAATAACAGGTCAAGACGGGTCTTATTTAGCAGAACTTCTATTGGAAAAAGGATATATGGTTCATGGTATTAAAAGAAGGGCCTCTTTGTTTAATACAGATAGAATAGATCACTTATATCAAGACCCACACGACCCCAATCAAAGATTAAAATTACATTATGGCGATTTAACGGATTCAATGAATTTAACAAGAATTATACAGGAATGTCAACCTGATGAAATTTATAATCTAGGTGCGATGTCTCATGTAAAAGTTTCGTTTGACATGCCAGAATATGTAGGTAATGTCGATGGATTAGGGACACTTAGAATATTAGAAGCAGTTCGACTTTTAGGATTGACTGAAAAAACACGAATTTATCAAGCTTCGACTTCAGAGTTATTTGGAGGTTTACCAGAAAATAAAAATGAAAGAGGGTTTTATGATGAGAATTCTCCCTTGTATCCTCGTTCTCCTTACGGTGTTGCAAAGATTTATGGTTTTTGGATAACAAAAAATTATCGTGAAGCATATGATATGTTTGCGTGTAATGGTTTGTTATTTAATCATGAATCACCTAGAAGAGGGGAGACTTTTGTGACCAGAAAAATTACACGTGCTGTGGCTAAAATTGCTTTAGGATTGCAAGATAAAGTGTTTTTAGGGAATTTAGAAGCAAAACGGGATTGGGGACATGCGAAAGATTATGTTCGCATGATGTGGATGATTTTGCAAGCAGATCAACCAGAAGATTGGGTGATTGCAACTGGAGTTACCACTACAGTAAGAGATTTCGTAAAGATGGCTTTTGCAGAAGTAGGTATGCAACTTGAGTTTAAAGGCGAAGGTGTTGATGAAAAAGGATTTGTCAAAAGTATCGACCAAGAAAAATATGCTACTGTCATTTCGACCAGGGTGGAGAAATCTATGCTACCAAATATTGGTCAAGAGGTGCTTTCCGTGGATCCTTCTTATTTCCGTCCTACTGAAGTAGATTTATTATTAGGAGATCCATCAAAAGCAAAAGAAAAGTTAGGTTGGATACCTGAGTATGATTTAGTAGATTTAGTAAAAGATATGATGCAAAGTGACATAAAATTAATGAAAAAAGATGTTGATTTGTTAAAGGCAGGACATGAGATTTTAAAGCAAGTTGAATAG
- a CDS encoding Gfo/Idh/MocA family protein: protein MNILILGLGSIALKHIDAIKNLNIDYNLFALRSKPNSNKIEDVVNIYDLQNIMVDIDFAIISNPTSEHAKSIKSLINLEVPLFIEKPVFDTIDHEGIIDEINTKKIRTYIGCNLRFLECLNFIKGLIENKRINEVNVYCGSYLPEWRPNIDFRKNYSANKELGGGVHIDLIHEIDYIYWLFSQPTTVSRFFSNKSSLNISAYDYANYLLRYDNFTVNVQLNYYRRDPKRTLEIVCEEGTYFIDLLKNCVFLNGNVIFESKNKIGETLVHQMNFFINEVVHNKKNDFNNINEAFKILKICLED from the coding sequence ATGAATATATTAATATTAGGTCTAGGATCAATAGCTTTAAAACATATAGATGCAATTAAAAACTTAAATATTGATTACAATCTTTTTGCTTTAAGATCAAAGCCTAACTCCAATAAAATTGAAGATGTAGTTAATATTTACGATTTACAAAATATAATGGTTGATATTGATTTTGCTATAATTTCTAACCCAACATCTGAGCATGCTAAATCAATAAAATCTTTAATTAACCTTGAAGTCCCACTATTTATAGAAAAACCAGTTTTTGATACTATAGATCACGAAGGTATAATAGACGAAATTAATACAAAGAAAATTAGGACATATATTGGGTGTAATTTAAGATTTTTAGAATGCTTAAATTTCATAAAAGGTTTAATAGAAAACAAAAGAATTAATGAAGTAAATGTATATTGTGGTTCCTACTTGCCAGAATGGAGGCCAAACATTGATTTTAGAAAAAATTATAGTGCAAATAAAGAATTGGGTGGCGGCGTACATATAGATTTAATACACGAAATAGATTACATATATTGGCTATTTTCTCAACCAACTACAGTTAGTAGATTTTTTTCTAATAAATCCTCATTAAATATTAGTGCTTACGATTATGCTAACTACTTGCTAAGATATGATAATTTCACAGTAAATGTACAATTAAATTATTATAGGAGAGATCCTAAAAGAACACTTGAAATTGTCTGTGAAGAAGGAACATATTTTATTGACCTACTTAAAAATTGTGTATTTTTGAATGGTAACGTAATATTTGAATCTAAAAATAAAATAGGTGAAACATTAGTTCACCAAATGAACTTTTTTATAAATGAAGTTGTTCATAATAAGAAAAATGATTTTAATAATATTAATGAAGCTTTTAAAATTTTAAAAATATGCTTGGAGGATTAG
- the neuB gene encoding N-acetylneuraminate synthase — protein sequence MRKKVLIIAEAGVNHNGDIKKAKKLIDVACNAGVDYVKFQSFKADKLVSKEAKKAEYQKKNINDNDDSQFEMLKKLELSEKNHLELQKYCTQKGVQFFSTAFDVEGVHYLDSLNFNIFKIPSGEITNYPYLKAIAQKKKPVILSTGMSNLNEIETALKIITENGVDKKNVTILHCNTEYPTPMKDVNLKAMNTIGEKLKVNVGYSDHTLGIEVPIAAVALGATVIEKHFTLDRNLPGPDHRASLEPLELKQMVSAIRNIEEAISGNGIKEPSKSEKKNISIARKSIHLKKGLKEGEVINEEDIISLRPGDGICSMKWNEIIGKKVSKDLEGFHKLTWEDLL from the coding sequence ATGAGAAAGAAAGTCTTAATTATTGCGGAAGCAGGAGTAAATCATAATGGAGATATCAAAAAAGCTAAAAAACTTATTGATGTTGCATGTAATGCAGGTGTAGATTATGTGAAATTTCAATCATTTAAAGCGGATAAATTAGTTAGTAAGGAGGCAAAAAAAGCAGAATATCAAAAGAAAAACATCAATGATAATGATGACTCTCAATTTGAAATGTTAAAAAAATTAGAATTATCTGAAAAAAATCATTTAGAGCTACAAAAATACTGTACGCAAAAAGGTGTTCAATTTTTTTCAACTGCATTTGATGTAGAAGGTGTTCATTACTTAGATTCTTTAAATTTTAATATTTTTAAAATACCAAGTGGTGAAATAACAAATTATCCATATTTAAAGGCTATAGCCCAAAAGAAAAAACCTGTTATACTTTCTACAGGTATGTCTAATTTAAATGAAATTGAAACTGCTTTAAAAATTATTACTGAAAACGGAGTTGATAAAAAAAATGTTACTATCCTTCATTGTAATACAGAATATCCTACTCCTATGAAAGATGTTAATTTAAAGGCAATGAATACTATTGGAGAAAAATTAAAAGTTAATGTAGGTTATTCTGATCATACATTAGGTATCGAAGTGCCAATTGCAGCAGTAGCTTTAGGAGCAACTGTTATAGAAAAACATTTTACCCTTGACAGAAATTTACCTGGGCCAGATCATAGAGCTTCATTAGAACCTCTAGAATTAAAACAAATGGTTTCGGCTATTAGAAATATTGAAGAAGCTATTTCTGGAAATGGTATAAAAGAACCAAGTAAGAGTGAAAAAAAGAATATAAGTATCGCTCGAAAGAGTATTCATTTAAAGAAAGGTTTAAAAGAAGGAGAAGTGATAAATGAAGAAGATATTATTTCCTTAAGGCCAGGAGATGGTATTTGCTCAATGAAGTGGAATGAAATTATTGGAAAGAAAGTTTCAAAAGATTTAGAAGGTTTTCATAAGTTAACATGGGAAGATTTATTATGA
- a CDS encoding nucleotidyltransferase family protein has protein sequence MRNFRDHLIVSKSTIKKALIKLDFLAKDAILFVVDNQDILIGSLTDGDVRRGLLKGISINDSVNTIIQANPRFIKKGDRDIKKVVEYREGNFRILPVLDKDDKVVNVINFRETRSYLPIDAVIMAGGKGTRLRPLTDNTPKPLLKIGEKPIMEHNLDRLCLYGIDDYWFSVKYLGEQIEGYFGNGKDKNINIQYVWEDNPLGTIGAVSKIKNFEHDYILLTNSDILTNLDYEHFFLDFLKQEADFSVVTIPYRVNVPYAVLETSDREITSFKEKPSYTYYSNGGIYLMKKSVLKYLPEEVFYNATDLMEKLIKEGKKVVSYPLSSYWLDVGKHEDFEKAQKDINQIKF, from the coding sequence ATGAGGAATTTTAGAGATCATTTAATTGTTTCAAAATCAACAATTAAGAAGGCATTAATAAAGCTAGACTTTTTGGCCAAAGATGCTATTCTTTTTGTGGTAGATAATCAAGATATATTGATCGGATCTCTTACCGATGGAGATGTGAGAAGAGGATTACTAAAAGGAATATCTATAAATGATTCTGTGAATACAATTATTCAAGCTAATCCAAGATTTATAAAAAAAGGGGATAGGGATATAAAGAAAGTAGTTGAATACCGAGAAGGTAATTTTAGGATTTTACCCGTTTTAGATAAAGATGATAAAGTAGTTAATGTTATCAATTTTAGAGAAACAAGATCTTATTTACCTATTGACGCTGTAATCATGGCAGGAGGGAAAGGAACTCGTCTTCGGCCATTGACAGACAACACACCTAAACCTCTTCTGAAAATAGGAGAAAAACCTATTATGGAGCATAATCTAGATAGACTCTGTCTTTATGGCATTGATGATTATTGGTTCTCTGTAAAGTATTTAGGTGAACAAATTGAAGGGTATTTTGGGAATGGAAAAGATAAGAATATAAATATTCAATATGTATGGGAAGATAATCCTTTGGGAACCATAGGGGCAGTATCAAAAATTAAAAATTTTGAACATGATTATATCTTGTTGACCAATTCAGACATTTTAACCAACTTAGATTATGAACATTTTTTTCTTGATTTTTTAAAACAAGAAGCAGATTTTTCCGTAGTTACTATACCGTACAGGGTTAATGTTCCTTATGCTGTATTAGAAACAAGTGATAGAGAAATTACTAGCTTTAAAGAAAAGCCATCCTATACCTATTATTCGAATGGAGGTATTTATTTAATGAAGAAATCTGTCCTAAAATATTTACCTGAAGAAGTTTTTTATAATGCAACAGACTTAATGGAAAAACTAATAAAAGAAGGTAAAAAAGTAGTTTCTTATCCATTATCAAGTTACTGGTTGGATGTAGGGAAACACGAAGACTTTGAAAAAGCACAAAAAGATATTAATCAAATTAAGTTTTAG
- a CDS encoding polysaccharide biosynthesis protein has protein sequence MLNINHFISKHVTNRKISMFLEDIKQNEAQLNKEIKNKTVLVIGGAGTIGSSYIKALLPFQPKSLVVVDINENGLTELTRDIRSTNKIVVPEEYVTYPMSYSDSVFYKMFKKRGGFDIVANFSAHKHVRSEKDIFSVEALIKNNVMNAKGLLDVLVSYPPKHFFCVSTDKAANPVNIMGGSKKIMEDMIMTYSTKYPVTTARFANVAFSNGSLPQGFLERISKKQPISAPNDVTRYFVSPEESGQICLMACILGNTGDIYFPKLRQEQVMTFSEMATKLLEEKGYELDYCTSDEEAVTKASGEFSHKYPVHFSGSNTTGEKPYEEFFTSLENVDLERHRALGVVVDLQPKAIEDIEALLEAFDKAFLNSDTKKSDIVKIMKDFLVNFDHKELGKSLDSKM, from the coding sequence ATGTTAAATATCAATCACTTTATATCTAAGCATGTAACGAACAGGAAAATAAGCATGTTCTTAGAAGATATTAAGCAAAATGAAGCCCAATTAAATAAAGAAATAAAAAACAAGACAGTTCTAGTTATTGGAGGTGCTGGTACTATAGGTAGTTCTTATATTAAAGCATTATTACCTTTTCAACCTAAATCTTTGGTTGTAGTCGATATCAATGAAAATGGATTAACTGAATTAACAAGAGACATAAGAAGTACTAACAAAATTGTTGTACCCGAAGAGTATGTCACTTACCCTATGAGTTATTCGGATAGTGTTTTTTATAAGATGTTTAAAAAAAGAGGTGGCTTTGATATTGTAGCCAATTTTTCTGCTCATAAGCACGTTAGAAGTGAAAAAGATATATTTTCTGTGGAAGCCTTAATAAAAAATAACGTGATGAATGCTAAAGGTCTATTAGATGTATTAGTTTCTTATCCGCCAAAACATTTTTTTTGTGTTTCAACTGACAAGGCTGCAAACCCTGTTAATATAATGGGAGGTAGTAAAAAAATAATGGAGGATATGATAATGACCTATTCTACCAAATATCCTGTTACAACTGCACGTTTTGCAAATGTTGCATTTTCGAATGGGTCTTTACCTCAAGGATTTTTGGAAAGAATATCTAAAAAACAACCAATATCAGCACCGAATGACGTTACACGTTACTTTGTTTCTCCAGAAGAAAGTGGGCAGATTTGTTTAATGGCCTGTATTTTAGGTAATACAGGGGACATTTATTTTCCTAAATTGAGGCAAGAACAAGTGATGACCTTTTCTGAGATGGCAACCAAGTTGTTAGAAGAAAAAGGATATGAATTAGATTATTGTACTTCTGATGAAGAAGCAGTTACAAAGGCTTCGGGTGAATTTAGTCATAAATATCCAGTACATTTTTCAGGAAGTAATACTACAGGAGAAAAACCTTATGAAGAGTTTTTTACTTCATTAGAAAATGTAGATTTGGAAAGACATAGAGCACTAGGTGTTGTGGTGGATTTGCAGCCAAAAGCTATAGAGGATATAGAGGCTTTATTAGAAGCGTTTGATAAAGCTTTTCTTAATAGTGATACAAAAAAATCAGATATTGTTAAAATAATGAAAGACTTTCTAGTTAATTTTGATCATAAAGAATTAGGTAAGTCTTTAGATTCTAAAATGTAA
- a CDS encoding acylneuraminate cytidylyltransferase family protein, with translation MNILITICARGGSKGIPGKNIKLIGGKFLIGYSIDLAKKISFGNEVNIALSTDDSKIKKCAESFGLYTKYDRPSYLATDEVGKIETIKHLLNYEENLANLKYDYILDLDVTSPLRNLKDIEEAFSHIVKNRKALNLFSVNNAARSPYFNMVEKKSNGFYSLVKKLENNTILTRQSAPKVYDLNASFYWYRREFFDLDIKSAITEKSLIYEMGHTCFDLDHEIDFLFMDYLINNKKLDFDL, from the coding sequence ATGAATATATTAATTACTATTTGTGCAAGAGGTGGGTCTAAAGGAATACCTGGTAAGAATATTAAACTTATTGGAGGTAAATTTTTGATTGGTTACAGTATAGATTTAGCTAAAAAAATAAGTTTTGGAAATGAAGTAAATATTGCTTTATCTACTGATGATAGCAAAATAAAGAAGTGTGCAGAATCTTTTGGTTTATATACAAAATATGACAGACCTTCATACCTGGCCACAGATGAGGTAGGGAAAATTGAAACAATTAAACATTTATTGAATTATGAAGAAAATTTAGCGAATTTAAAATATGACTATATTCTTGATTTAGATGTAACCTCCCCATTGAGAAACTTAAAAGATATAGAAGAGGCTTTTAGCCATATTGTTAAAAACAGAAAAGCTTTAAATTTATTTTCAGTTAATAATGCAGCAAGAAGTCCTTATTTTAATATGGTCGAAAAAAAATCAAATGGGTTTTATAGTTTAGTAAAAAAATTAGAAAATAACACCATTTTAACAAGGCAGTCGGCACCAAAAGTGTACGACCTAAACGCCTCTTTCTATTGGTACAGGAGAGAGTTTTTTGACTTAGATATTAAATCTGCTATAACAGAAAAGTCATTAATTTATGAGATGGGTCATACTTGTTTTGATTTAGATCATGAGATTGATTTTTTGTTTATGGATTATTTAATCAATAATAAAAAATTAGATTTTGATTTATGA